In Actinobacillus indolicus, a single genomic region encodes these proteins:
- the rpsB gene encoding 30S ribosomal protein S2 — translation MAQVSMRDMLNAGVHFGHQTRYWNPQMKPFIFGARNGVHIINLEKTLPLFNDALAELTRIASNNGKILFVGTKRAASDAVKAAAVESQQFYVNHRWLGGMLTNWKTVRQSIKRLKDLEAQTQDGTFDKITKKEALMRTRELEKLELSLGGIKDMAGLPDAIFVIGADYEHIAIKEANNLGIPVFAIVDTNASPAGVNYVIPGNDDAARAIQLYLDAAVAAIKEGRGQEATAEFVAEEAAE, via the coding sequence ATGGCACAAGTATCTATGCGCGATATGCTTAACGCAGGCGTTCACTTCGGTCACCAAACTCGTTACTGGAACCCACAAATGAAACCTTTCATCTTCGGTGCTCGTAACGGTGTTCACATCATCAACTTAGAGAAAACATTACCATTATTCAACGATGCATTAGCTGAATTAACTCGCATTGCAAGCAACAACGGTAAAATTCTTTTCGTTGGTACAAAACGTGCAGCATCTGACGCAGTTAAAGCAGCAGCAGTAGAAAGCCAACAATTCTATGTAAACCACCGTTGGTTAGGTGGTATGTTGACTAACTGGAAAACAGTTCGTCAATCAATCAAACGCTTAAAAGATTTAGAAGCGCAAACTCAAGACGGTACTTTCGATAAAATCACGAAAAAAGAAGCATTAATGCGTACTCGTGAATTAGAGAAATTAGAGTTAAGCTTAGGCGGTATCAAAGATATGGCTGGTCTTCCTGATGCAATTTTCGTTATCGGTGCAGACTACGAACATATCGCAATCAAAGAAGCAAACAACTTAGGTATTCCAGTATTTGCTATCGTTGATACTAACGCAAGCCCAGCTGGCGTAAACTACGTTATCCCAGGTAACGATGACGCAGCACGAGCGATCCAACTTTACTTAGATGCAGCAGTTGCAGCAATCAAAGAAGGTCGTGGTCAAGAAGCTACTGCTGAATTCGTTGCAGAAGAAGCAGCTGAGTAA
- the glmU gene encoding bifunctional UDP-N-acetylglucosamine diphosphorylase/glucosamine-1-phosphate N-acetyltransferase GlmU has translation MTQLSVVILAAGKGTRMYSDLPKVLHPIAGKPMVKHVIDTAKQLSAKQIHLIYGHGGDLLQQRLSSEPVNWVLQAEQLGTGHAMQQAAPFFADDENILMLYGDAPLITPATLEKLIVAKPENGIALLTVVLDNPTGYGRIIRENGSVVAIVEQKDANPEQLKIQEINTGVMVASGTSFKKWLSQLDNNNAQGEYYITDVIAMANRDGYKVEAVQASDLMEVEGANNRLQLAALERYYQKTQAEKLLLAGVTLIDPARFDLRGTVTHGKDVVIDVNVILEGDIKLGNNVKIGAGAILKNVVLGDNVEIKPYSVLEDSVIGESADVGPFARLRPGTELAAKAHVGNFVEIKKSTIGVGSKVGHLTYIGDSEIGTNVNIGAGTITCNYDGANKFKTIIGDNVFVGSDTQLVAPVTVANGATIGAGSTITKDVAADELVITRVPQRHIQGWQRPTKKK, from the coding sequence ATGACTCAACTAAGCGTTGTCATTTTAGCGGCGGGTAAAGGTACTCGTATGTACTCGGATTTACCAAAAGTGTTACACCCTATTGCAGGTAAACCTATGGTGAAACACGTTATTGATACAGCAAAACAGCTCTCTGCTAAGCAAATTCATTTAATTTATGGTCACGGCGGTGATTTATTACAACAACGTTTATCATCTGAACCTGTGAACTGGGTTTTACAAGCTGAACAATTAGGAACTGGGCATGCTATGCAACAAGCAGCGCCTTTTTTTGCAGACGATGAAAATATTTTAATGCTATATGGCGATGCGCCATTAATTACTCCAGCAACCTTAGAAAAACTAATTGTTGCCAAACCAGAAAATGGCATTGCATTATTAACTGTTGTTTTAGATAACCCGACAGGCTATGGACGTATTATTCGTGAAAATGGTTCTGTGGTGGCGATTGTTGAGCAAAAAGATGCTAACCCTGAACAACTTAAGATCCAAGAGATCAATACAGGTGTTATGGTTGCAAGTGGCACAAGTTTCAAAAAATGGTTATCACAATTAGACAATAACAATGCGCAAGGCGAGTATTACATTACCGATGTAATTGCAATGGCAAACCGTGATGGCTATAAAGTGGAAGCGGTACAAGCAAGCGATTTAATGGAAGTGGAAGGGGCAAATAATCGCTTACAGCTTGCTGCACTAGAGCGTTATTATCAAAAAACACAAGCAGAAAAATTGTTACTTGCAGGAGTAACATTGATTGACCCTGCTCGTTTTGATTTACGTGGTACTGTCACTCATGGTAAAGATGTAGTGATTGATGTGAACGTAATTTTAGAAGGCGACATCAAACTTGGTAACAACGTTAAAATTGGCGCAGGAGCTATCCTGAAAAATGTCGTACTGGGCGACAATGTTGAAATTAAGCCTTACTCTGTACTTGAAGATAGCGTTATTGGTGAAAGTGCGGATGTCGGCCCATTTGCTCGTTTACGCCCAGGCACAGAACTTGCGGCTAAAGCACACGTGGGTAACTTCGTTGAAATCAAAAAATCAACCATTGGCGTAGGCTCGAAAGTAGGTCACTTAACCTATATCGGCGACAGCGAAATCGGTACTAATGTGAATATCGGTGCAGGCACTATTACTTGTAACTATGATGGGGCAAATAAATTCAAAACCATCATTGGCGATAATGTGTTTGTCGGTTCAGATACCCAACTCGTTGCGCCTGTAACGGTAGCTAATGGTGCAACGATTGGCGCTGGTTCAACCATTACAAAAGATGTGGCAGCCGATGAACTTGTTATTACCCGTGTACCACAACGCCATATTCAAGGCTGGCAACGTCCAACAAAGAAAAAATAA
- a CDS encoding efflux RND transporter permease subunit: protein MKFTDIFIKRPVLAICISLLITILGLQSISKLQVREYPEMTISIVTVSVNYAGADASLMQALVTSQIEEAVAQADNIDYMTSSSSPSTTTVTAKMKLNTNPQEALSDISSKVNAIRGNLPSGIDDPAISVSSGSNDAFMYIRFMSDELSSPQVTDYLNRVVKPQFFTVNGVSSVNIFGGSTFGLRIWLDPDKMAGHNLSGASVLSALSANNLSTAAGSANGYYTVYKNKVLSTTPSVEELENITVSTTSAGLQIKLKDIATVELNKSSDTARATANGKDAVVMAVESAATANKLTVAKNIYPLFAQIEKNLPASIKAEILYDSTIAINSSINEVIKTIGEATLIVLVVIILFLGSLRAMIIPVITIPISLIGVLFLLQMLDFSINLLTLLGLILAIGLVVDDAIVVLENVERHVKEGKNPFDAAIIGTREIALPVISMTITLAAVYSPMALMDGITGSLFKEFALTLAGAVFISGVAALTLSPMMSSRVLKEHKEGEEGRLVKCIHGMLDKMTSCYQNMLAGVMAVRGFMLFFAIAIFASLPFLFTSLSSEVAPSEDRGVVVAFGSGPANTNLDYTQEVMKPFNEKVVKLPEVHGAMSIAGFNGGNSSLSIISLKDWSERSKSQFEVKDIVAGMAEQVVGMDINAVAFPEIQTGESGLPFSLVITTADSYEKLAEVASEILAKAQASGQFFFANLDLEFNTATMKMKFDREKMGTYGVTMQQVSGTLGAFLSGATITRVDIDSRAYPIVSQAARSDRLNPEDLMNYFVTTSSGESIPLGSFVTMELTTEPASLSRMNQLNAATIGGVVSGSIGDAVKWTQAELDRTLPAGYQYDFKAESRQYIQEGNALMFTFALAVVIIYIVLAIQFESWRDPLVILVSVPLAISGALLVMNVLGIMKVSGATLNIYSQVGLITLVGLITKHGILMCEVAKEEQLLHGKSRNEAIFHAATIRLRPIMMTTAAMIAGLIPLLYASGAGAVARFSIGMVIVAGLGIGTLFTLFVLPVIYTFLGSEHKPLKEFDESKYALESKAHE from the coding sequence GTGAAATTTACCGACATTTTTATTAAACGCCCCGTACTTGCTATCTGTATTAGCCTTTTGATTACGATCTTAGGCTTACAGTCTATTAGCAAGCTACAAGTACGTGAATATCCTGAAATGACGATCTCCATTGTGACTGTCAGCGTTAACTACGCGGGTGCAGATGCAAGCTTAATGCAGGCACTTGTTACATCACAAATTGAAGAAGCCGTTGCACAGGCAGACAATATCGACTATATGACTTCATCTAGCTCACCAAGTACCACAACGGTGACAGCAAAAATGAAGTTAAATACCAATCCGCAAGAAGCATTATCGGATATTTCATCTAAAGTAAATGCGATCCGTGGTAATTTACCAAGTGGTATTGATGACCCTGCAATCAGCGTATCATCAGGTTCAAACGATGCATTTATGTATATTCGTTTTATGTCTGATGAGTTGTCATCACCACAAGTAACGGATTACCTAAACCGTGTAGTAAAACCACAATTCTTTACGGTGAATGGTGTATCTAGCGTAAATATTTTTGGTGGCTCAACCTTTGGTTTACGCATTTGGTTAGATCCAGACAAAATGGCTGGACATAACTTATCTGGTGCAAGCGTATTATCGGCATTAAGTGCTAATAACCTATCTACTGCGGCAGGTAGCGCTAACGGTTATTACACAGTGTATAAAAACAAAGTGTTATCAACCACACCTTCGGTAGAAGAGTTGGAAAATATCACCGTTTCAACCACCAGCGCTGGCTTACAAATCAAATTAAAAGATATTGCTACGGTAGAATTGAATAAATCGTCAGATACCGCTCGAGCAACTGCAAACGGTAAAGATGCCGTGGTAATGGCCGTTGAATCTGCGGCAACCGCAAACAAATTAACCGTTGCAAAAAATATCTACCCGTTATTTGCACAAATTGAGAAGAATCTACCCGCTTCTATCAAAGCTGAGATTCTCTATGACAGTACCATTGCAATCAATAGTTCAATTAATGAAGTAATCAAAACCATCGGTGAAGCAACACTTATCGTACTTGTGGTGATTATCCTATTCTTAGGCTCACTCCGTGCGATGATTATCCCTGTTATCACCATTCCTATCTCTTTAATCGGCGTATTGTTCTTATTACAGATGTTAGATTTCTCGATCAACTTGCTTACCCTACTCGGTTTGATCTTAGCGATCGGCTTGGTGGTTGATGATGCGATTGTGGTTTTAGAGAACGTTGAACGCCATGTAAAAGAAGGGAAAAATCCGTTTGATGCGGCAATTATTGGTACACGAGAAATTGCACTCCCAGTTATTTCAATGACAATCACCCTCGCTGCCGTTTATTCTCCAATGGCATTAATGGACGGTATCACAGGCTCATTATTTAAAGAGTTTGCCTTAACACTTGCGGGTGCAGTATTCATCTCAGGTGTCGCCGCATTGACGCTTTCGCCAATGATGTCTAGCCGCGTGCTTAAAGAGCATAAAGAAGGGGAAGAAGGTCGTTTAGTGAAATGTATCCACGGTATGTTAGATAAAATGACAAGCTGCTACCAAAATATGTTAGCAGGGGTTATGGCAGTTCGTGGATTTATGCTGTTCTTTGCGATTGCTATTTTTGCGAGCTTACCATTCTTGTTTACTTCATTGTCTAGTGAGGTTGCACCTTCTGAAGACCGTGGTGTTGTGGTTGCTTTTGGATCTGGTCCTGCAAATACTAACTTGGATTATACGCAGGAAGTGATGAAACCTTTTAATGAGAAAGTGGTTAAATTGCCTGAAGTTCACGGTGCAATGTCGATTGCAGGCTTTAACGGTGGCAACAGTTCATTGTCGATTATCTCTTTAAAAGATTGGTCTGAACGTAGCAAATCGCAGTTTGAAGTGAAAGACATTGTTGCAGGTATGGCAGAACAAGTGGTTGGTATGGATATTAACGCCGTTGCTTTCCCTGAAATTCAGACAGGTGAAAGTGGGCTGCCGTTCTCACTGGTTATTACGACTGCAGATAGCTATGAAAAACTTGCAGAAGTCGCTAGTGAAATTTTAGCCAAAGCACAAGCGTCAGGGCAATTTTTCTTCGCTAACTTAGACCTTGAATTTAACACGGCAACGATGAAGATGAAGTTTGACCGTGAGAAAATGGGGACTTATGGCGTGACCATGCAACAAGTCAGCGGTACATTAGGCGCATTCTTATCAGGTGCAACCATTACACGTGTTGATATTGACTCTCGAGCTTACCCGATTGTCTCGCAAGCCGCTCGTAGTGATCGCCTAAATCCAGAAGATTTGATGAACTACTTTGTGACGACATCAAGTGGCGAATCCATTCCGCTTGGTTCTTTCGTAACAATGGAACTCACCACTGAGCCAGCATCATTAAGCCGTATGAATCAGCTTAATGCAGCAACCATCGGCGGTGTTGTGTCAGGTTCAATCGGCGATGCCGTAAAATGGACACAAGCCGAATTAGATCGTACGTTACCAGCAGGTTATCAATACGACTTTAAAGCAGAATCTCGCCAATATATTCAAGAAGGTAATGCTTTAATGTTCACCTTTGCCTTGGCGGTAGTAATTATCTACATCGTACTTGCGATTCAGTTTGAATCATGGCGCGATCCGTTGGTGATCTTAGTTTCTGTTCCGCTAGCAATCAGTGGGGCATTATTGGTGATGAATGTCCTTGGTATCATGAAAGTCTCTGGTGCAACGTTAAATATTTACTCGCAAGTAGGCTTAATTACCTTAGTTGGTTTAATTACCAAACACGGTATCTTGATGTGTGAAGTAGCGAAAGAAGAACAACTTCTACACGGTAAATCACGCAATGAAGCGATTTTTCATGCAGCAACCATTCGTTTACGTCCAATCATGATGACAACGGCTGCGATGATTGCAGGTCTTATCCCACTACTCTACGCTTCGGGCGCTGGTGCAGTGGCGCGTTTCAGTATTGGTATGGTTATTGTTGCGGGACTTGGTATCGGAACCCTCTTTACCTTGTTCGTACTTCCTGTCATTTATACTTTCTTAGGTAGTGAACATAAACCATTGAAAGAATTTGACGAAAGCAAATATGCGTTAGAAAGTAAGGCACACGAATAA
- a CDS encoding efflux RND transporter periplasmic adaptor subunit, with translation MTTETNKPGKGRKFLIVLTLLIVLIAFGGVVGMQQFIAGKKAEAAANMPETVSQITAMTVKGQEWTPVITAVGSIRPNQGAMISAQAAGTVTKVLVKSGDKVKKGQLLVEIDSSAERASLKATEAQLPAAQANYNRYRNLVASNSASKAELDNAHSTYNQLLATIEATKAQIERRQIYAPFDGEAGIVNVNVGQYVTVGTEIVRVEDQSVMKIRFTLPQTNLEDIFVGQKVTATIDALPARTFPAKITAIDPAVDTATGLINIEAIVTEGQDKLLSGMFARLNVALPTLQDQIVVPQIAVTYTMYGETVYVLQPLSDEDKAKVTKMAAMNKSLDVNKIYRAKQMEVTTAERSGVYSHLSKGLKAGDMIVTGGLQRLKNNALIQISDVQPVGVIAPATKTKL, from the coding sequence ATGACAACCGAAACGAATAAACCTGGTAAAGGGAGAAAGTTTTTAATTGTGCTGACATTGTTGATCGTCCTGATTGCCTTTGGTGGTGTGGTCGGCATGCAGCAGTTTATTGCAGGTAAAAAAGCGGAAGCCGCTGCCAATATGCCTGAAACCGTCAGCCAAATCACCGCAATGACGGTTAAAGGTCAAGAATGGACCCCTGTTATTACTGCTGTGGGTTCGATTCGTCCAAATCAAGGGGCGATGATTAGTGCACAAGCAGCTGGAACAGTGACTAAAGTGTTAGTCAAATCAGGCGATAAAGTGAAAAAAGGTCAGCTATTAGTTGAAATTGATAGCAGTGCGGAACGCGCCAGTTTAAAAGCAACCGAAGCGCAATTACCTGCTGCACAAGCAAACTATAACCGCTACCGTAACCTTGTTGCATCAAACAGTGCTTCAAAAGCAGAATTAGACAATGCACACTCGACTTATAATCAACTGTTAGCAACGATTGAGGCAACGAAAGCACAAATTGAACGCCGTCAAATTTATGCGCCGTTTGATGGTGAAGCGGGTATCGTGAATGTCAATGTAGGGCAATATGTGACTGTGGGAACAGAAATTGTTCGTGTTGAAGATCAAAGCGTTATGAAAATTCGCTTTACCTTACCACAAACTAACCTAGAAGATATTTTTGTTGGTCAAAAAGTCACAGCAACTATTGATGCACTTCCTGCTCGTACTTTCCCTGCCAAGATTACTGCAATTGATCCTGCAGTAGATACCGCAACAGGTTTGATTAATATCGAAGCTATCGTTACAGAAGGACAAGATAAACTACTTTCAGGTATGTTTGCTCGTCTGAATGTTGCATTACCAACCCTACAAGATCAAATTGTTGTGCCACAAATTGCTGTTACTTATACCATGTATGGTGAAACCGTTTATGTGCTTCAACCATTATCTGATGAAGACAAAGCTAAAGTCACAAAAATGGCTGCAATGAATAAGAGCTTAGATGTCAATAAAATCTACCGTGCAAAACAGATGGAAGTCACGACGGCTGAACGCAGCGGTGTCTATTCTCACCTAAGCAAAGGATTAAAAGCGGGTGATATGATTGTCACAGGTGGATTACAACGCTTAAAAAATAACGCTTTAATTCAAATTTCTGATGTACAACCTGTTGGGGTTATTGCACCAGCGACAAAAACAAAACTGTAA
- a CDS encoding TetR/AcrR family transcriptional regulator: protein MFKQNVPQNEVALRILKAADVLMAREGVQNLSTHKIAKEAGVSVGTIYLYFKDKDHLLNQLVLYLFDAFQTAIDQEYHADLPLFEQYQKLWHASWQFMLDNPNIVKNMHQYESLLQFQTTMKNCMSVEELPWNTFIKRGQSQKIIASLPPFVLYAISMRTAWELMYQQMMLEQSYSSEMIDEVILRTWKAITI, encoded by the coding sequence ATGTTTAAACAAAATGTGCCACAAAATGAAGTGGCACTTCGTATTTTAAAAGCGGCTGATGTGCTGATGGCAAGGGAAGGTGTGCAAAACCTTTCAACCCATAAAATTGCAAAAGAAGCGGGGGTTTCTGTGGGGACTATCTATCTCTATTTTAAGGATAAAGACCACTTACTAAACCAACTTGTTTTGTATTTATTTGACGCTTTTCAAACCGCAATTGATCAAGAATATCATGCTGATTTACCGCTGTTTGAACAGTATCAAAAACTATGGCATGCCAGCTGGCAATTTATGTTGGATAATCCCAATATTGTCAAAAATATGCATCAGTATGAATCGCTACTGCAATTCCAAACTACGATGAAAAATTGTATGTCAGTTGAAGAATTGCCATGGAATACGTTCATTAAGCGAGGTCAATCGCAAAAAATTATTGCTAGCCTACCGCCTTTCGTTCTTTATGCTATCAGTATGAGAACAGCTTGGGAACTAATGTACCAGCAAATGATGTTAGAACAGTCTTATTCAAGCGAAATGATTGATGAAGTCATTCTTCGCACTTGGAAAGCCATTACAATTTAA
- the purH gene encoding bifunctional phosphoribosylaminoimidazolecarboxamide formyltransferase/IMP cyclohydrolase — protein sequence MAHRPIQQALLSVSDKTGIVEFAQGLVQRGVKLLSTGGTAKLLADSGLPVTEVSDYTGFPEMMDGRVKTLHPKVHGGILGRRGTDDEVMAQHGIERIDMVVVNLYPFAATVAKPNCTLEDAVENIDIGGPTMVRSAAKNHKDVAIVVNNNDFNAILAEMDQNQNSLTLETRFNLAIKAFEHTAQYDSMIANYFGQKVPPYQGAEEEDITQVCGQFPRTLNLNFTRKQTMRYGENSHQNAAFYVENELKEASVATAVQLQGKALSYNNIADTDAALECVKEFNEPACVIVKHANPCGVALGKDILEAYNRAYQTDPTSAFGGIIAFNRELDGETAQTIADRQFVEVIIAPTISEAAKEALAKKKNVRVLECGEFSEAQPRLDFKRVNGGLLVQDADQGKVSVEDLQFVSERKPTQEELDDLLFCWKVAKYVKSNAIVYAKNKQTIGIGAGQMSRVYSAKIAGIKAEDEGLQVAGCVMASDAFFPFRDGIDAAAKVGITCVIHPGGSMRDQEVIDAANEHGMAMVLTGMRHFRH from the coding sequence ATGGCTCATCGTCCAATCCAACAAGCATTATTAAGTGTGTCTGACAAAACAGGCATTGTCGAATTTGCTCAAGGCTTAGTTCAACGTGGTGTAAAACTACTCTCAACCGGCGGAACAGCAAAATTACTTGCAGACAGCGGTTTACCCGTGACAGAAGTATCGGATTACACAGGCTTCCCAGAAATGATGGACGGACGTGTTAAAACCTTACATCCGAAAGTTCATGGTGGGATCTTAGGTCGCCGAGGCACAGACGATGAAGTGATGGCACAACACGGCATTGAACGTATTGATATGGTTGTAGTTAATCTCTACCCATTTGCTGCAACCGTTGCTAAACCAAACTGCACCCTTGAAGATGCAGTAGAAAATATCGACATTGGCGGACCTACAATGGTGCGTTCTGCGGCGAAAAACCATAAAGATGTTGCGATTGTCGTCAATAACAACGACTTTAACGCTATTCTTGCTGAAATGGATCAAAACCAAAACTCACTCACCTTAGAAACCCGTTTCAACCTTGCAATCAAAGCCTTTGAACACACCGCTCAATACGACTCAATGATTGCCAACTACTTCGGACAAAAAGTACCGCCATATCAAGGTGCTGAGGAAGAAGATATTACCCAAGTCTGCGGACAGTTCCCTCGCACATTAAACTTAAATTTCACCCGTAAACAGACAATGCGTTACGGTGAAAACAGCCACCAAAACGCCGCATTCTATGTTGAAAACGAACTCAAAGAAGCGTCTGTGGCAACTGCAGTTCAACTGCAAGGCAAAGCCCTTTCTTACAACAACATTGCCGACACTGATGCAGCCCTTGAATGTGTTAAAGAATTTAATGAACCGGCTTGTGTGATCGTTAAACACGCTAACCCTTGCGGTGTTGCTCTTGGCAAAGATATTTTAGAAGCCTATAACCGAGCTTACCAAACCGACCCGACTTCTGCCTTTGGTGGCATTATCGCCTTTAACCGTGAATTAGACGGCGAAACGGCACAAACTATCGCAGATCGTCAATTTGTCGAAGTGATCATCGCCCCAACTATCTCTGAAGCTGCCAAAGAAGCCTTAGCGAAAAAGAAAAACGTTCGTGTATTAGAGTGTGGCGAATTTAGCGAAGCACAACCACGTTTAGACTTTAAACGTGTCAATGGTGGTTTATTAGTCCAAGATGCCGATCAAGGAAAAGTGTCTGTTGAAGATTTACAATTTGTGTCTGAACGCAAACCAACCCAAGAAGAATTAGACGATTTACTCTTCTGCTGGAAAGTAGCGAAATACGTTAAATCCAATGCGATTGTCTATGCGAAAAACAAACAGACGATTGGTATCGGTGCAGGACAAATGAGCCGAGTATATTCAGCGAAAATCGCAGGGATCAAAGCGGAAGACGAAGGCTTACAAGTGGCAGGCTGTGTCATGGCATCTGATGCCTTCTTCCCATTCCGTGACGGCATTGATGCAGCGGCAAAAGTTGGCATTACTTGCGTTATCCACCCAGGCGGTTCAATGCGAGATCAAGAAGTGATCGACGCCGCCAACGAACACGGAATGGCGATGGTATTAACGGGAATGCGTCACTTCCGCCATTAA
- a CDS encoding IS256 family transposase, variant Zn-binding type → MNYEPKKCHFCHSSDICKHGIRNNIQRYKCNACNKTFTLKKKLNPINIWNDYSIGKQTYKQLAEKYHCSIRTIQRYLEKAPKTALNPPLSRYLNIIADTTFFGREFGILVLIDSLSKKEVYHRVIKTEKDVYYRIAFNSLRMKGYRIQSITRDGRRGLLKDLLNTPTQMCHFHMVAIVMRALRKKHQSMAGKELKNGAVVDKV, encoded by the coding sequence TTGAATTATGAACCAAAAAAATGTCATTTTTGCCACAGTAGCGACATTTGCAAACATGGTATAAGAAATAATATTCAACGCTATAAATGTAATGCCTGTAATAAAACATTTACCCTTAAAAAGAAATTAAATCCAATAAATATTTGGAATGATTATTCAATAGGAAAACAAACCTATAAACAACTTGCCGAAAAATATCATTGTTCAATTAGAACAATTCAAAGATATCTCGAAAAAGCCCCTAAAACAGCATTAAATCCACCACTATCACGTTATTTGAATATTATTGCGGATACCACCTTCTTTGGTCGTGAATTTGGTATTTTAGTCTTGATAGATTCGCTTTCTAAAAAAGAGGTTTACCATCGTGTCATCAAAACGGAAAAAGATGTTTATTACAGGATAGCATTCAATTCACTTCGTATGAAAGGCTATAGAATTCAATCAATTACCCGTGACGGTAGACGGGGTTTATTGAAAGATTTATTGAATACACCGACACAAATGTGCCACTTTCATATGGTAGCTATTGTGATGAGAGCATTACGAAAAAAGCATCAGTCTATGGCAGGAAAAGAATTAAAAAATGGGGCTGTAGTAGATAAGGTCTAA
- a CDS encoding IS1595 family transposase codes for MKITRCKLSKKVQIKLLEFFVAQVTARTASDLLGIQHNSAALFYRKIRLVIEYNLNLEAHTLFDGEVELDESYFGGIRKGKRGRGAGGKTAVFGLLKRNGKVYTVVVKDTKQSTLMPIISSKIKPDSIVYTDGYRSYNALDVSEFKHFRINHSKEFVKDHNHINGIENFWSQAKRVLRKYNGIDKKNFHLFIKECEFRFNYSTPSNQLKILRKWCGI; via the coding sequence ATGAAGATAACTCGTTGTAAATTAAGTAAAAAAGTTCAAATAAAACTGCTTGAATTTTTTGTTGCACAAGTTACTGCTAGAACAGCAAGTGATTTGCTTGGCATTCAGCACAATTCAGCAGCTTTATTTTACCGCAAAATCAGACTTGTGATAGAATATAATCTCAACCTTGAAGCTCACACTTTGTTTGATGGCGAAGTAGAGCTTGATGAAAGCTACTTCGGTGGCATTCGCAAAGGCAAGCGAGGTCGTGGAGCTGGTGGCAAAACAGCTGTATTTGGTCTTTTGAAGCGTAATGGCAAGGTTTATACTGTTGTTGTAAAAGATACCAAGCAAAGTACCTTAATGCCTATCATCTCAAGCAAAATCAAGCCAGATAGCATCGTTTACACAGATGGTTACAGAAGCTATAATGCTCTTGATGTGAGTGAGTTTAAACACTTTCGCATCAATCATTCCAAAGAGTTTGTCAAAGATCACAACCACATCAATGGCATTGAAAATTTCTGGTCTCAAGCCAAACGAGTACTTAGAAAATACAATGGCATTGACAAGAAAAACTTCCATCTTTTTATCAAAGAATGTGAGTTTAGATTTAACTACAGCACACCATCTAATCAGCTTAAAATATTGAGAAAATGGTGTGGGATTTAG
- a CDS encoding YacL family protein, with translation MEYQFTHTMHGVIAKCSMDHEAFARWLNTEIVPNPKELTAIFAEIEHCRQTKDQNYEWIFEGKEYSLYINIEEVMVKANNLDMTFEEIEDVENGFSFYDEESIAFCGLEDFEMFLNAYQKFIQTYH, from the coding sequence ATGGAATACCAATTTACACATACCATGCACGGCGTTATCGCCAAATGTTCAATGGATCACGAAGCGTTTGCTCGTTGGTTAAATACTGAGATTGTTCCAAATCCAAAAGAGTTAACCGCTATTTTTGCTGAAATTGAGCATTGTCGCCAAACCAAAGATCAAAACTACGAATGGATTTTTGAAGGTAAAGAATATAGCCTTTATATCAACATTGAAGAAGTGATGGTGAAAGCCAATAATCTGGATATGACATTTGAGGAAATTGAGGATGTCGAAAACGGTTTTAGTTTCTATGATGAAGAAAGCATCGCTTTTTGCGGATTAGAAGATTTTGAAATGTTTTTGAATGCTTATCAAAAATTTATTCAAACTTATCATTAA